One genomic segment of Hevea brasiliensis isolate MT/VB/25A 57/8 chromosome 3, ASM3005281v1, whole genome shotgun sequence includes these proteins:
- the LOC110667290 gene encoding 60S ribosomal protein L12 — protein sequence MPPKFDPSQVVDVFVRVTGGEVGAASSLAPKIGPLGLSPKKIGEDIAKETAKDWKGLRVTVKLTVQNRQAKVTVVPSAAALVIKALKEPERDRKKTKNIKHSGNISLDDVIEIAKVMRPRSMAKDLSGTVKEILGTCVSVGCTVDGKNPKDLQQEITDGEVEIPLD from the coding sequence ATGCCGCCGAAGTTCGACCCTAGTCAGGTGGTGGACGTTTTCGTCAGGGTCACCGGAGGTGAGGTCGGAGCAGCTTCATCTCTTGCTCCAAAAATTGGTCCTCTTGGTCTCTCCCCCAAGAAGATTGGTGAAGATATTGCCAAGGAAACAGCTAAGGACTGGAAGGGTTTACGTGTCACCGTCAAGCTCACTGTCCAGAACCGTCAGGCCAAGGTCACTGTGGTTCCTTCCGCCGCTGCTTTAGTCATTAAGGCATTGAAGGAGCCTGAGCGTGATAGGAAGAAGACGAAGAATATCAAGCATAGTGGGAATATCTCGCTGGATGATGTGATCGAGATTGCTAAGGTAATGCGGCCCAGATCGATGGCTAAGGACTTGAGCGGTACCGTGAAGGAGATATTGGGTACTTGTGTATCTGTTGGGTGTACGGTTGATGGGAAGAACCCGAAAGACCTCCAGCAGGAGATTACTGATGGTGAGGTCGAGATTCCTCTTGATTGA
- the LOC110667288 gene encoding gamma carbonic anhydrase 1, mitochondrial has translation MGTLGRAIYTVGFWIRETGQALDRLGCRLQGNYYFQEQLSRHRTLMNIFDKAPVVDKDAFVAPSASIIGDVQVGRGSSIWYGCVLRGDVNSISVGAGTNIQDNSLVHVAKSNLNGKVLPTIIGDNVTVGHSAVLHGCTVEDEAFVGMGATLLDGVVVEKHGMVAAGALVRQNTRIPAREVWGGNPANFLRKLTDEEIAFISQSATNYSNLAQVHAAENAKPFDEIEFEKVLRKKFARRDEEYDSMLGVVRETPPELILPDNVLPDKAPKAK, from the exons ATGGGGACCCTTGGCAGAGCCATATACACCGTCGGATTCTGGATTCGTGAGACCGGTCAGGCCCTTGATCGCCTCGGCTGCCGCCTCCAAGGCAACTATTACTTCCAAGAGCAAC TGTCTAGACATCGAACTCTTATGAACATATTTGATAAAGCCCCTGTGGTTGATAAGGATGCATTTGTGGCCCCTAGTGCCTCTATCATTGGGGATGTTCAAGTTGGAAGAGGATCATCTATTTGGTACGGATGTGTTTTGAGAG GTGATGTGAACAGCATTAGTGTTGGAGCTGGAACTAATATACAAGACAATTCACTTGTCCATGTAGCAAAATCTAATCTAAATGGGAAGGTGCTTCCAACTATAATTGGGGATAATGTTACTGTAG GTCATAGTGCTGTTTTACATGGCTGTACTGTTGAGGATGAAGCTTTTGTTGGTATGGGAGCAACGCTTCTTGATGGTGTTGTTGTCGAGAAACATGGCATGGTTGCTGCGGGAGCCCTTGTGAGACAAAACACTAGGATTCCTGCTAGAGAG GTGTGGGGAGGAAATCCAGCAAACTTTCTGAGAAAGCTAACTGATGAAGAGATAGCCTTCATTTCACAGTCAGCCACCAATTATTCCAATCTTGCACAGGTTCATGCCGCTGAAAATGCTAAGCCTTttgatgagattgagtttgagaaggtACTTCGCAAGAAGTTTGCTCGTCGTGATGAAGAGTATGACTCAATGCTTGGTGTTGTTCGGGAAACTCCTCCTGAACTTATACTTCCAGATAATGTCCTACCAGATAAAGCACCCAAGGCAAAATGA